The following are encoded in a window of Halosolutus halophilus genomic DNA:
- a CDS encoding AMP-dependent synthetase/ligase, which yields MDWQNAERGFSSEVLGMEPIGRLFDAAVERNAASVAQQYKGGVYDRSLAGTAFEPAPAGEYASLTYEEMGDVVRSLAAGFRSLGIEAGDRVGIFADTRMEWAQSDFALLSAGAVVTTVYTSSSPDQAQYLLDDPDASGVVVENEALLERVLEVEDGLDLEWIVVMDDLGDEHADREEVYTLEAVYEQGAVAYDPETYDEWLDEVAVDDLASIIYTSGTTGQPKGVKLTHRNFRTNVNQIYRRYGPRPDKADDVPAIDEESTLVSYLPLAHVFERTCGHFMMFTAGSTVAYAESVDTLQEDFSLVQPTGATSVPRVYEKIYDAIREQASESPVKERIFEWATDVGRDYYRADNPGLLLELKRTIADKLVFSQVTEALGGNIEFLVSGGGTLSEDLCTLYHGMGLPIFEGYGLTETAPVVSTNPPENAKIGTIGPSVVDCQVKVDRSVIPEGETIDTLGETGELLVKGPHVTDGYWEKPEATEQAFTEDGWFRTGDIVSIRPDDYMVFHERSKQLVVLSTGKNVAPAPIEDAFAASDVVEQCLVVGNGEKFIGALIVPNFEPLERIAAEEGIDLPADPGAVCDHDWVRDRIETTVAEVNERFEAHETIKEFRLVPEEFTEDNGMLTPTMKKKRRVILEAYDEEVADIYGEDAPERPQTA from the coding sequence ATGGACTGGCAGAACGCAGAACGGGGATTCTCGAGCGAGGTACTGGGGATGGAGCCGATCGGACGGCTGTTCGACGCGGCGGTCGAGCGAAACGCCGCGTCGGTCGCCCAGCAGTACAAGGGCGGCGTCTACGATCGGAGTCTTGCGGGGACGGCGTTCGAGCCGGCACCGGCGGGCGAGTACGCGAGTCTGACCTACGAGGAGATGGGCGACGTCGTACGCTCGCTGGCCGCGGGGTTTCGATCGCTCGGGATCGAAGCGGGCGATCGGGTCGGCATCTTCGCGGACACCCGGATGGAGTGGGCCCAGTCGGACTTCGCACTGCTGTCGGCCGGCGCGGTCGTCACCACCGTCTACACGAGTTCCTCGCCCGACCAGGCGCAGTACCTGCTCGACGATCCGGACGCGAGCGGCGTCGTCGTCGAGAACGAGGCGTTGCTCGAGCGCGTCCTCGAGGTCGAGGACGGCCTGGATCTCGAGTGGATCGTCGTGATGGACGACCTCGGCGACGAGCACGCCGATCGCGAGGAGGTCTACACGCTGGAGGCGGTGTACGAGCAGGGCGCGGTGGCGTACGATCCGGAGACGTACGACGAGTGGCTCGACGAGGTCGCCGTCGACGACCTCGCGAGTATCATCTACACAAGCGGGACGACCGGCCAGCCGAAGGGGGTGAAACTCACCCACCGGAACTTTCGGACGAACGTCAACCAGATCTACCGGCGGTACGGCCCGCGGCCCGACAAGGCCGACGACGTGCCGGCGATCGACGAGGAGAGTACGCTCGTCTCGTACCTGCCGCTGGCCCACGTCTTCGAGCGGACGTGTGGCCACTTCATGATGTTCACTGCCGGGAGCACCGTCGCCTACGCGGAGAGCGTCGACACGCTCCAGGAGGACTTCAGCCTCGTCCAGCCGACGGGCGCGACCAGCGTCCCGCGGGTCTACGAGAAGATCTACGACGCGATCCGCGAACAGGCGAGCGAGTCGCCGGTCAAAGAGCGCATCTTCGAGTGGGCCACCGACGTCGGCCGCGACTACTACCGGGCTGACAATCCGGGGCTGCTCCTCGAACTCAAGCGGACGATCGCGGACAAACTCGTCTTCAGCCAGGTCACGGAGGCACTCGGTGGGAATATCGAGTTCCTCGTCAGCGGCGGCGGGACGCTCTCGGAGGACCTCTGTACCCTCTATCACGGGATGGGCCTGCCCATCTTCGAGGGGTACGGACTGACCGAAACCGCTCCCGTCGTCTCGACGAACCCGCCCGAGAACGCGAAGATCGGCACGATCGGCCCGTCGGTGGTCGACTGCCAGGTCAAAGTCGACCGATCCGTGATTCCGGAGGGCGAGACGATCGACACGCTCGGCGAAACCGGCGAACTCCTCGTGAAAGGGCCGCACGTGACCGACGGGTACTGGGAGAAGCCCGAGGCAACGGAGCAGGCATTCACGGAGGACGGCTGGTTCCGCACCGGCGACATCGTCAGCATTCGCCCCGACGACTACATGGTCTTTCACGAGCGTTCGAAGCAACTCGTCGTCCTCTCGACGGGGAAGAACGTCGCGCCGGCCCCGATCGAGGACGCCTTCGCCGCGAGCGACGTCGTCGAGCAGTGTCTGGTGGTCGGCAACGGCGAGAAGTTCATCGGGGCGCTCATCGTCCCCAACTTCGAGCCGCTCGAACGGATCGCGGCCGAGGAGGGGATCGACCTGCCGGCCGATCCCGGGGCCGTCTGCGACCACGACTGGGTGCGCGATCGCATCGAGACGACTGTCGCCGAGGTCAACGAGCGCTTCGAGGCCCACGAGACGATCAAGGAGTTCCGCCTCGTCCCCGAGGAGTTCACCGAGGACAACGGGATGCTCACCCCGACGATGAAGAAGAAACGTCGGGTCATCCTGGAGGCGTACGACGAGGAGGTCGCGGACATCTACGGCGAGGACGCTCCCGAACGGCCGCAGACGGCGTAG
- a CDS encoding ABC transporter permease, producing the protein MASLLTYLAALVLVAHGGVHLLGTAVYLELAEVAEFTYKTTLLGGFVDVGDTGMRVFGVLWAVAAVGFVVSASALVTDWDHWQLLLSTVVVFSLILTALDYTVAYAGVVVNVVIIAVVSLSSRM; encoded by the coding sequence ATGGCTAGTCTTCTCACGTACTTGGCCGCGCTCGTCCTCGTAGCACACGGGGGAGTCCATCTTCTCGGAACGGCCGTCTATCTCGAGCTTGCCGAAGTCGCCGAGTTTACCTACAAAACAACGCTCCTCGGTGGCTTCGTTGACGTGGGCGACACGGGAATGCGAGTATTTGGCGTCCTCTGGGCAGTGGCTGCTGTTGGGTTCGTCGTCTCTGCCAGCGCGCTGGTCACGGACTGGGATCACTGGCAACTGTTGCTGAGCACGGTTGTGGTCTTTTCGCTGATCCTCACCGCCCTCGACTACACGGTCGCCTATGCCGGCGTCGTCGTCAACGTGGTAATTATTGCTGTAGTGTCGCTCTCGTCCCGCATGTGA